The Oncorhynchus gorbuscha isolate QuinsamMale2020 ecotype Even-year unplaced genomic scaffold, OgorEven_v1.0 Un_scaffold_4987, whole genome shotgun sequence genome contains a region encoding:
- the LOC124028900 gene encoding proline-rich extensin-like protein EPR1 produces FTVSTLSPPCLHPVPSCTTLSHPVPPCPHPVPTLSPPCPHPVPTLSPPCLHPVPTLSPPCPHPVSTLYHPVSPCLHPVSTLSPPCLHPVPPCTTLSPPCLHPVSTLSPLCPHPVTLSPPCVTLSPPCVTLSPPCVTLSTPCLTLSTPCLHPVSTLCHPVPTLCHPVPTLCHPVPTLCHPVPTLCHPVPTLCHPVPTLCHPVPTLCHPVSPCPHPVTLSPPCVTLSPPCVTLCHPVPTLSPCPHPVTLSPPCVTLSPPCVTLSPPCVTLSPPCVTLSPPCHPVPTLCHPVPTLCHPVPTLCHPVSTLCHPVPTLCHPVHTLCHPVHTLCHPVHTLSPSCLHPVSPCPHPVSPCPHPVSPCPHPVSPCPHPVSTLCHPVSPCPHPVTLSPPCVTLSPPCVTLSPPCVTLSPPCVTLSPPCVTLSPPCVTLSPPCVTLSPPCVTLSPPCVTLSPPCVTLSPPCVTLSTPCVTLSTPCLHPVPTLCHPVPTLCHPVPTLCHPVPTLCHPVPTLCHPVPTLCHPVHTLSPSCLHPVSPCPHPVSILSPPCVTLSPPCPHPV; encoded by the coding sequence TTCACTGTCTCCACCCTGTCTCCACCCTGTCTCCACCCTGTACCATCCTGTACCACCCTGTCTCACCCTGTACCACCCTGTCCCCACCCTGTCCCCACCCTGTCCCCACCCTGTCCCCACCCTGTCCCCACCCTGTCTCCACCCTGTCTCCACCCTGTCCCCACCCTGTCTCCACCCTGTCCCCACCCTGTCTCCACCCTGTATCACCCTGTATCACCCTGTCTCCACCCTGTCTCCACCCTGTCTCCACCCTGTCTCCACCCTGTACCACCCTGTACCACCCTGTCTCCACCCTGTCTCCACCCTGTCTCCACCCTGTCTCCACTCTGTCCCCACCCTGTCACCCTGTCCCCACCCTGTGTCACCCTGTCCCCACCCTGTGTCACCCTGTCCCCACCCTGTGTCACCCTGTCCACACCCTGTCTCACCCTGTccacaccctgtctccatcctgtcTCCACCCTGTGTCACCCTGTCCCCACCCTGTGTCACCCTGTCCCCACCCTGTGTCACCCTGTCCCCACCCTGTGTCACCCTGTCCCCACCCTGTGTCACCCTGTCCCCACCCTGTGTCACCCTGTCCCCACCCTGTGTCACCCTGTCCCCACCCTGTGTCACCCTGTGTCACCCTGTCCCCACCCTGTCACCCTGTCCCCACCCTGTGTCACCCTGTCCCCACCCTGTGTCACCCTGTGTCACCCTGTCCCCACCCTGTCACCCTGTCCCCACCCTGTCACCCTGTCCCCACCCTGTGTCACCCTGTCCCCACCCTGTGTCACCCTGTCCCCACCCTGTGTCACCCTGTCCCCACCCTGTGTCACCCTGTCCCCACCCTGTCACCCTGTCCCCACCCTGTGTCACCCTGTCCCCACCCTGTGTCACCCTGTCCCCACCCTGTGTCACCCTGTCTCCACCCTGTGTCACCCTGTCCCCACCCTGTGTCACCCTGTCCACACCCTGTGTCACCCTGTCCACACCCTGTGTCACCCTGTccacaccctgtctccatcctgtcTCCACCCTGTGTCACCCTGTCCCCACCCTGTGTCACCCTGTCCCCACCCTGTGTCACCCTGTCCCCACCCTGTGTCACCCTGTCCCCACCCTGTCTCCACCCTGTGTCACCCTGTGTCACCCTGTCCCCACCCTGTCACCCTGTCCCCACCCTGTGTCACCCTGTCCCCACCCTGTGTCACCCTGTCCCCACCCTGTGTCACCCTGTCCCCACCCTGTGTCACCCTGTCCCCACCCTGTGTCACCCTGTCCCCACCCTGTGTCACCCTGTCCCCACCCTGTGTCACCCTGTCCCCACCCTGTGTCACCCTGTCCCCACCCTGTGTCACCCTGTCCCCACCCTGTGTCACCCTGTCCCCACCCTGTGTCACCCTGTCCACACCCTGTGTCACCCTGTccacaccctgtctccatcctgtcCCCACCCTGTGTCACCCTGTCCCCACCCTGTGTCACCCTGTCCCCACCCTGTGTCACCCTGTCCCCACCCTGTGTCACCCTGTCCCCACCCTGTGTCACCCTGTCCCCACCCTGTGTCACCCTGTccacaccctgtctccatcctgtcTCCACCCTGTGTCACCCTGTccacaccctgtctccatcctgtcTCCACCCTGTGTCACCCTGTCCCCACCCTGTCCCCACCCTGT